Proteins from one Salmo salar chromosome ssa07, Ssal_v3.1, whole genome shotgun sequence genomic window:
- the nicol1 gene encoding NELL2-interacting cell ontogeny regulator 1 precursor, producing the protein MVSSGYLQAVMLLLAVQLLCFRPSDAEQEAGTVIPAESRPCVDCHAFEFMQRALQDLKKTAFNLDARTETLVLRAERRALCDCMPTNTLR; encoded by the exons ATGGTATCGAGCGGCTATTTGCAAGCGGTGATGCTGCTATTAGCGGTGCAGCTCCTGTGTTTTAGGCCAAGTGATGCCGAGCAGGAGGCAGGGACGGTAATCCCTGCTGAAA GTCGTCCCTGTGTGGACTGTCATGCATTTGAATTCATGCAGAGGGCACTACAAGACCTTAAGAAGACTGCTTTCAACCTTGATGCCCGG ACTGAGACCCTGGTGTTGAGGGCAGAGAGGCGAGCCCTGTGTGACTGCATGCCCACTAATACCCTGCGCTGA
- the LOC106608864 gene encoding negative elongation factor A → MASMKDSDTGLWLHNKLGSTDELWAPSSIASLLTVSVIDNIRLCFSSLSPPVKLKILLGMLHLPRRTVDEMKEALSEIIQLATVDSEPWVLMVADILKSFPETGSLNLDLEEQNPNVQDILGELREKVSECEASAMLPLECQYLNKSALTTLVGPLTPPVKHFQLKRKPKSATLRAELLQKSTETAQQLKKTAGVPFHAKGRGLVKKIDTTTPLKGIPKAPFRSPTTPSMFSPPSNRTPIAPARTPLRKERGVKLLDISELDMVGAGREAKRRRKTLETEAGEKAAKEEAVVENATPDYAAGLVSTQKLGALNNESALPSTSYLPATPSMVPSSSYIPSSETQPANAGGSGRDALQSGRQPEESATPSAAATTLPGQFKQRTPMYNAGNTAASPTAPASPSTPASTPASSNGPQAAAIATQPETPATQPPATPQSSTPQPKKNLSLTREQMYAAQEMFKTANKVTRPEKALILGFMAGSRENPCPEQGDIIQIKLSEHTEILPKADGTGSTTMLVDTVFEMNYSTGQWTRLKKYKPITNTS, encoded by the exons atggcgtcgATGAAGGATAGCGACACCGGCCTGTGGCTCCATAATAAACTAGGATCAACAGACGAACTTTGGGCGCCTTCTAGTATTGCTTCACTCCTCACCGTTTCAGTTATCGACAATATACGGTTGTGTTTTTCGAGTTTGTCGCCTCCAGTAAAGCTAAAAATCTTGCTCGGGATGCTGCATCTTCCGAGGCGGACTGTTGATGAG ATGAAGGAGGCCCTATCAGAGATCATCCAGCTGGCCACGGTGGACTCTGAGCCCTGGGTACTGATGGTGGCAGATATCCTGAAGTCCTTCCCAGAGACAGGCTCTCTCAACCTGGACCTGGAGGAGCAGAACCCTAACGTACAGGACATCTTGGGCGAGCTCCGGGAGAAAG tgagtgagtgtgaggcgTCGGCCATGCTGCCTCTGGAGTGCCAGTACCTGAACAAAAGCGCCCTGACCACCCTGGTGGGCCCACTCACGCCCCCCGTCAAACACTTCCAGCTCAAGAGGAAGCCCAAGAGCGCCACCCTCAGGGCCGAGCTGCTGCAGAAAT CCACAGAGACTGCTCAACAGCTGAAGAAGACAGCGGGAGTGCCTTTCCATGCAAAAGGAAGAGGCCTGGTCAAGAAGATTGACACCACCA CACCCCTCAAGGGGATCCCCAAAGCCCCTTTCCGCAGCCCCACCACCCCCAGTATGTTCAGCCCCCCGAGCAACCGCACACCCATCGCTCCCGCACGGACGCCCCTGCGCAAGGAGAGGGGAGTCAAG TTGTTAGACATCTCAGAGCTCGATATGGTGGGAGCTGGTAGAGAGGCAAAGAGGAGAAGAAAGACTTTGG AAACAGAGGCTGGGGAGAAAGCTGCCAAAGAGGAGGCTGTGGTGGAGAATGCTACACCAGACTATGCTGCTGGACTGGTGTCTACACAG AAACTGGGTGCGTTGAACAACGAGAGCGCCCTGCCGTCTACGAGTTACCTGCCTGCTACTCCCAGTAtggtcccctcctcctcctacattCCCAGTTCAGAGACACAGCCAG CGAATGCGGGCGGTTCAGGGCGTGACGCCCTGCAGTCGGGTCGACAGCCTGAGGAGTCGGCCACGCCCAGCGCCGCCGCCACCACCCTCCCCGGCCAGTTCAAACAGAGGACGCCCATGTACAACGCCGGCAACACGGCCGCCAGCCCCACCGCCCCCGCCTCCCCCAGCACGCCAGCCAGCACCCCGGCCAGCAGCAACGGCCCCCAGGCTGCCGCCATTGCCACGCAGCCCGAGACCCCAGCCACACAGCCCCCTGCTACCCCCCAGTCCAGCACGCCCCAGCCCAAAAAGAACCTCTCGCTCACT AGAGAACAGATGTATGCTGCTCAGGAAATGTTCAAGACCGCTAACAAGGTCACCAGACCAGAGAAAGCTCTCATCCTGGGCTTCATGGCCGGATCCAGAG AGAACCCGTGTCCGGAGCAGGGCGACATCATCCAGATCAAGCTAAGCGAGCACACCGAGATCCTGCCCAAGGCGGACGGCACGGGCAGCACCACCATGCTGGTGGACACGGTGTTTGAGATGAACTACTCCACAGGACAGTGGACCCGCCTCAAGAAGTACAAACCAATCACCAACACCTCCTGA
- the faah2b gene encoding fatty-acid amide hydrolase 2-A, whose translation MVLNCNPFIDKNHNNTLHAGSCYVRRRQCPAVKTVRAVVVTKAVIMALTRLERAQAWILSACTGVLFALFRLLSPRRSRGFTKLIPVTNPLLMMSAMQLAQRIRRREVSSVEVVQAYIDRIQEVNPLLNAMVQDRFAAALLEAAQVDKLIEEETGGEDVLEDRLPLLGVPLTVKEAFALQGMPNTAGVVSRRGVLSVGDAPPVALLKRAGAIPLGVTNSSELCMWSESHNHLYGICNNPYDLERTPGGSSGGEGSILGGGASVIGIGSDIGGSIRMPCFFNGVFGHKTTPGVISNDCQYPPASGRHEDYLSTGPMCRYAEDLLPMLRIMAGPNAHKLSLSIEVDLRNLRFFSIPHDGGSPLVSAVDEQLLQAQRRVVERLESDLGVKVQEVRLSGLKYGFQIWDTYMGLPNKEGKRPTPFQVLMGEPGRPVWPVWELAKWMMGRSPHTMAAIGLALVEMTSSSKPSPFILKQKEKLQKEIEELLGTDGVLLYPTHPHLAPKHHHPLFTPFNFAYTGVINILGLPVTQCPLGLSVEGLPLGVQVVTGKLQDRLSLAMALYLEKTYGGWRDPGAA comes from the exons ATGGTTTTAAACTGCAACCCATTTATAGATAAGAACCATAATAACACGCTGCATGCCGGGAGTTGCTATGTTAGACGACGACAGTGTCCTGCTGTCAAAACAGTTCGTGCGGTGGTGGTGACCAAAGCTGTGATCATGGCGTTGACCCGGCTAGAACGGGCCCAGGCATGGATTCTGAGTGCGTGCACGGGCGTGCTCTTTGCTCTCTTTCGGCTCCTCTCTCCCCGGCGGTCCCGTGGATTCACCAAACTTATTCCGGTCACCAACCCTCTGCTGATGATGTCTGCGATGCAGCTCGCGCAAAGGATTCGTCGGAGAGAG GTGTCGAGCGTGGAGGTGGTGCAGGCCTACATTGACAGGATTCAGGAGGTGAACCCGCTGCTCAACGCTATGGTGCAGGACAG gtTTGCAGCAGCGTTGCTAGAGGCAGCCCAGGTGGACAAGCTGATCGAGGAGGAGACCGGGGGAGAGGATGTTCTGGAGGATAGACTTCCCCTGCTGGGGGTCCCCCTCACTGTCAAAGAGGCCTTCGCTCTACAGG GCATGCCTAACACGGCAGGTGTGGTTTCCCGGCGCGGGGTCCTTTCAGTGGGGGACGCCCCTCCCGTAGCCCTGTTAAAGAGGGCCGGGGCTATCCCCCTGGGGGTCACCAACTCCAGCGAGCTCTGCATGTGGTCCGAGTCCCACAACCACCTATACGGCATTTGCAATAACCCCTACGACCTGGAGAGGACCCCAGGCGGCAGCTCAG GTGGAGAGGGGAGTATACTTGGAGGTGGAGCATCAGTGATCGGGATAGGTTCTGACATCGGTGGAAGTATCCGTATGCCGTGCTTCTTCAATGGCGTTTTTGGCCATAAAACCACACCAG GTGTAATATCTAATGATTGTCAGTACCCCCCTGCCTCTGGTCGTCATGAGGACTACCTCAGTACTGGCCCCATGTGTCGCTATGCTGAGGACCTTCTGCCCATGCTCAGGATCATGGCTGGACCCAATGCTCACAA ATTGTCTTTGTCCATTGAGGTGGATCTGAGGAACCTGCGTTTCTTCTCTATCCCTCACGATGGAGGCTCTCctctggtgagtgctgtagatgAACAGCTCCTTCAAGCCCAGAGGAGG GTGGTGGAGCGGCTCGAGTCTGACCTAGGGGTCAAGGTTCAGGAGGTGCGTCTCTCTGGGCTCAAATATGGCTTCCAGATCTGGGATACGTACATGGGGCTCCCCAACAAGGAGGGCAAG CGCCCCACACCCTTCCAAGTGTTGATGGGGGAACCAGGGAGGCCGGTGTGGCCAGTGTGGGAGCTGGCCAAGTGGATGATGGGAAGGTCCCCTCACACCATGGCTGCTATTG GCCTGGCCTTGGTAGAGATGACCAGCTCATCCAAGCCCTCTCCCTTCATCCTGAAGCAGAAAGAGAAGCTCCAGAAGGAGATTGAGGAGCTGTTGGGTACAGACGGGGTTCTCCTGTACCCCACCCACCCTCACCTCGCCCCCAaacaccaccaccccctcttCACACCCTTCAACTTCGCCTACACAG GGGTCATCAACATCCTGGGGCTGCCTGTGACCCAGTGCCCTCTGGGGTTGAGTGTAGAGGGTCTTCCCCTGGGGGTGCAGGTGGTGACCGGGAAGCTCCAGGACCGCCTGTCACTAGCCATGGCCCTCTACCTGGAGAAGACCTACGGAGGCTGGAGAGACCCTGGAGCCGCCTGA